In Gemella massiliensis, a single window of DNA contains:
- the rsfS gene encoding ribosome silencing factor encodes MKVENLLKMVVDACDDKHGYDIVAYDLTDAGVLYDYTVICHAPTSRQVEAIANEVREKVLKSGVDIYSTEGLKEARWVLMDLGDVIVNILTRDDREYYELDLLFERYPLKEV; translated from the coding sequence ATGAAAGTGGAAAATTTATTAAAGATGGTAGTTGATGCTTGTGATGATAAGCATGGATACGACATCGTAGCTTATGATTTAACAGATGCAGGAGTATTGTATGATTATACCGTTATTTGTCATGCTCCAACATCAAGACAAGTAGAAGCTATAGCTAATGAAGTAAGAGAAAAAGTATTAAAAAGCGGTGTTGACATTTACAGTACGGAAGGTTTAAAAGAGGCTAGGTGGGTTCTTATGGATTTAGGTGATGTAATTGTCAATATTTTGACAAGGGATGACAGAGAATATTATGAATTAGATCTGTTATTTGAAAGATATCCACTAAAAGAGGTTTAA
- a CDS encoding heavy-metal-associated domain-containing protein produces MKQFKIDGMGCMHCVRVIEETVCALDNVKSVSVDFENKVLTVEYSEREKVDEVIKAVEEIGYELTEI; encoded by the coding sequence ATGAAACAATTTAAAATAGATGGAATGGGTTGTATGCACTGTGTAAGGGTTATAGAGGAGACTGTTTGTGCTTTAGATAATGTGAAAAGTGTGAGTGTTGATTTTGAAAATAAAGTATTGACTGTTGAATATTCTGAAAGAGAAAAGGTTGATGAAGTAATAAAAGCAGTGGAAGAAATTGGTTATGAACTTACTGAAATTTAG
- the metK gene encoding methionine adenosyltransferase, translated as MSKTYLFTSESVTEGHPDKIADQISDAILDEILKQDPYGRVACETCVNTGLAVLVGEISTTANIDFQQIVRNTINEIGYNDPRNGYSGDHISVLIGLDKQSPDIALGVDNSLETKESSEVKEVGAGDQGLMFGFATNETDSYMPLPIYLSHKLSKQLADVRKDGTLSYLGPDGKVQVTVEYDINHKVKRIDTIVVSAQHDKEIPQKQIHADIKKYVVEPCLDRELLDENTKYFINPTGRFVIGGPVGDAGLTGRKIIVDTYGGFSRHGGGAFSGKDATKVDRSGAYMARYIAKNIVASGVCDKIEVQLAYAIGVANPVSIFVETFGTSKVDEGEIVKTIKKEFKLTPNGIIETLDLRRPIFKKTAAYGHFGRDDEDFTWERLDRVEEFKKLLK; from the coding sequence ATGAGTAAAACATATTTATTTACATCAGAATCAGTAACAGAGGGGCATCCGGATAAAATTGCAGATCAAATATCTGACGCAATTTTAGATGAGATTTTAAAACAAGATCCATACGGAAGAGTGGCGTGTGAAACTTGTGTTAACACCGGTTTAGCAGTTCTCGTTGGAGAAATATCAACAACGGCTAATATAGATTTTCAACAAATAGTAAGGAATACTATAAATGAAATAGGATATAATGATCCGAGAAATGGCTATTCAGGAGATCATATTTCGGTTCTTATAGGACTTGATAAACAATCACCCGATATTGCACTTGGAGTTGATAATTCTTTAGAAACTAAAGAATCATCTGAAGTAAAAGAGGTAGGTGCAGGAGATCAAGGTTTAATGTTCGGTTTTGCAACTAATGAAACAGATTCTTATATGCCATTACCTATTTATCTAAGTCATAAATTGTCAAAACAATTGGCAGATGTTAGAAAAGATGGAACTTTATCTTATCTAGGACCTGATGGAAAAGTTCAAGTTACAGTAGAATATGACATTAATCATAAAGTAAAAAGAATTGATACTATAGTAGTATCGGCTCAGCACGATAAAGAAATACCTCAAAAACAAATTCATGCTGATATTAAAAAATATGTAGTAGAACCATGTTTAGATAGAGAATTGTTAGATGAGAATACGAAATATTTTATTAATCCAACAGGTCGTTTTGTAATAGGAGGACCGGTAGGAGATGCCGGTTTAACAGGAAGAAAAATAATCGTTGATACATATGGCGGTTTTTCTCGACATGGTGGAGGTGCATTTAGCGGTAAAGATGCAACGAAAGTTGATCGTTCCGGAGCATATATGGCACGTTATATTGCTAAAAATATTGTAGCAAGTGGGGTCTGCGATAAAATTGAAGTTCAATTGGCGTACGCTATTGGTGTTGCTAATCCGGTATCAATTTTCGTAGAAACATTCGGAACTTCAAAAGTTGATGAGGGAGAGATTGTTAAAACCATAAAAAAAGAATTCAAGTTGACACCAAACGGTATAATTGAAACATTAGATTTAAGAAGACCAATTTTCAAAAAAACTGCCGCTTATGGCCACTTTGGACGTGATGATGAGGACTTTACTTGGGAAAGATTGGACAGAGTAGAGGAATTTAAAAAATTATTAAAATAG
- a CDS encoding phosphatidylserine decarboxylase: MVKKKIFQLCVELTNGELSSKALKKLTKSNLSRLMIQPFAKVYDIDTDEILDELDDFRNLNEFFIRKLHPNARPIDKKEDSFVSPTDGVISEVGHISENSTFIVKNQVYNVKTLVGDKEFADKYKGGTYIIIYLSPKNYHRIHFPLNSQVKEAYSLGKYSYPVNKLGLELGDNILSYNYRQVYKLSGKINYTLIPVGAQNVNSIIPTYESIYVKKGDELGYFEFGSTVVLLFEKDNILLEENLENKVIKMGEKIATVL, translated from the coding sequence ATGGTAAAAAAGAAGATATTTCAACTGTGTGTAGAGTTGACAAATGGAGAATTAAGCTCAAAGGCTTTAAAAAAATTGACAAAATCGAATTTAAGTAGATTAATGATACAACCTTTTGCGAAGGTATATGATATTGATACTGATGAAATTTTAGATGAATTAGATGATTTTAGAAATTTGAATGAATTTTTCATAAGAAAATTACACCCAAATGCCAGACCTATCGACAAAAAAGAAGATAGTTTCGTTAGTCCGACAGATGGTGTGATTTCAGAAGTAGGTCATATTTCTGAAAATAGTACATTTATTGTTAAAAATCAGGTATATAATGTAAAAACGCTGGTAGGTGATAAAGAATTCGCTGACAAGTATAAAGGTGGAACATATATAATTATTTATCTAAGTCCTAAGAATTATCATAGAATACATTTCCCGCTTAACAGCCAAGTAAAAGAGGCTTATAGTTTAGGAAAGTATTCATATCCGGTCAATAAGCTGGGATTAGAGTTAGGGGATAATATATTAAGTTACAATTATCGTCAGGTTTATAAATTATCAGGAAAAATTAATTATACACTGATACCTGTAGGTGCTCAAAATGTAAACTCAATTATTCCGACTTATGAAAGTATTTATGTTAAAAAAGGAGATGAGTTAGGGTATTTTGAATTTGGTTCTACGGTCGTGTTATTATTTGAAAAAGATAATATTCTATTAGAGGAAAATTTAGAAAACAAAGTAATTAAGATGGGAGAAAAAATAGCTACGGTATTGTAA
- a CDS encoding LmrA/YxaF family transcription factor — MDKISYNVKKEFKTISPKEKTLEEYLTAIFDLFISKGKACKRSGFSLTLLALETAELSPVIAEKCSDILENWRLLLADALFDKNIAEELCNPISEWLFTSIQGAISAHRIHKDEAFLYNIKSSIKFITAASPEMLKEIFTKVDEEENVA; from the coding sequence TTGGATAAAATAAGTTATAATGTTAAAAAGGAATTTAAAACTATTTCTCCAAAAGAGAAAACTTTGGAAGAATATTTAACTGCGATTTTTGATTTATTTATTTCAAAAGGTAAGGCATGTAAACGAAGTGGTTTTTCTTTAACGCTATTAGCATTAGAAACTGCAGAACTTTCACCTGTAATTGCTGAAAAATGTAGTGACATACTTGAAAATTGGAGATTGCTTCTTGCCGATGCTCTTTTTGATAAAAATATCGCAGAAGAATTATGTAATCCTATTAGCGAATGGCTTTTCACCAGTATTCAAGGTGCTATTTCAGCACATAGAATCCATAAAGATGAAGCATTTTTATACAATATAAAATCTTCTATTAAATTTATTACGGCTGCCAGTCCTGAAATGCTTAAAGAGATATTCACTAAGGTGGATGAAGAAGAAAATGTTGCATAA
- a CDS encoding CopY/TcrY family copper transport repressor produces the protein MVLNISEAEWEVMRVVWSNIDTTSKIVINTLSFKKGWSVSTIKTLLSRLVEKNMLNTRKQGNKFIYNAVYSENDCLESITREFLSKICARKTGLIMEIIINEDRLNVEDIDNIISRLKEKKKTAKKIIECNCVKGQCTCHNNGQCICHR, from the coding sequence ATGGTGCTTAATATTTCTGAAGCAGAGTGGGAAGTAATGCGAGTAGTTTGGAGTAATATAGATACTACAAGTAAGATTGTTATTAATACGCTGAGTTTTAAGAAAGGGTGGTCAGTTTCTACAATCAAGACATTACTTTCAAGATTAGTTGAAAAAAATATGTTAAATACAAGAAAACAGGGTAATAAATTCATTTATAATGCGGTATATAGTGAAAATGATTGTCTTGAGAGTATTACAAGGGAATTTTTAAGTAAAATTTGTGCAAGGAAAACCGGTTTAATAATGGAAATCATAATAAATGAGGACAGACTAAATGTAGAAGATATAGATAATATTATTTCAAGATTAAAAGAAAAGAAAAAAACGGCTAAAAAAATAATAGAATGTAATTGTGTTAAAGGTCAATGTACCTGTCATAATAATGGTCAATGTATTTGTCATAGATAA
- the yqeK gene encoding bis(5'-nucleosyl)-tetraphosphatase (symmetrical) YqeK gives MDFQEIQNKVKEILPEKRYEHTLRVVEVAKHLAQVYGVSEQRAALAALVHDVCKPMDEVEMKKYVILHNLDVKLLDYPVAVLHGPVGSAYIGEKFGIEDEEVKLAVATHTFGRKHMTLLEKIIFIADYIEPQRKHPHLKEVTEIAEYDLDEAVRLAAKYTLVYLIDNDERIYPSLLECYNYYNIKNYRVGFKEKNKDKILADEKTITIRNKSEAHFKKGDLLEATTYEDPDTVFATLEVDLVKPVTRETLIERYAKYYGVTLEELINKLAERYPDDDVLYVVMFHIIKK, from the coding sequence ATGGATTTTCAAGAAATTCAAAATAAAGTAAAAGAAATATTACCGGAAAAACGATATGAACATACATTAAGAGTAGTAGAAGTTGCTAAACATTTGGCACAAGTTTATGGAGTCAGTGAGCAAAGAGCAGCTCTTGCCGCTTTAGTACATGACGTTTGCAAACCGATGGACGAAGTGGAAATGAAAAAATATGTTATCTTACATAATTTAGATGTGAAGTTGCTTGATTATCCTGTAGCTGTATTACATGGGCCGGTGGGAAGTGCTTATATTGGAGAGAAGTTTGGTATTGAAGATGAAGAGGTAAAACTTGCAGTTGCTACCCATACATTCGGTAGAAAACATATGACTCTACTTGAGAAAATAATTTTTATTGCTGATTATATAGAACCGCAAAGAAAACATCCACACCTAAAAGAAGTAACAGAAATAGCCGAGTACGATTTAGATGAGGCGGTAAGACTTGCTGCAAAATATACATTAGTATATTTGATTGATAATGATGAGAGAATTTATCCGTCGTTGTTAGAATGTTATAATTATTATAATATAAAAAATTATCGAGTAGGTTTTAAAGAAAAAAATAAAGATAAAATTTTAGCGGACGAAAAAACGATAACTATAAGAAATAAAAGTGAAGCACACTTCAAAAAAGGAGATTTATTGGAGGCAACTACATATGAAGATCCGGATACAGTGTTTGCCACTTTGGAAGTAGATTTGGTAAAACCGGTAACCAGAGAAACATTGATTGAACGTTATGCTAAGTATTACGGTGTTACATTAGAAGAGCTGATAAATAAATTAGCGGAACGTTATCCGGATGATGATGTATTATATGTAGTGATGTTCCACATTATAAAAAAATAA
- the yhbY gene encoding ribosome assembly RNA-binding protein YhbY has translation MLKGKQKRQLRALAHHLTPIFQIGKSGVTSDMVKGVRDALERRELIKVSILQNCDEDKNELATLLAERTTSELVQLIGNTIVLYKQSSKEKYRKIELVK, from the coding sequence ATGTTAAAAGGAAAACAAAAAAGACAATTAAGAGCTTTAGCACATCATCTAACTCCAATTTTTCAAATAGGAAAATCCGGAGTAACAAGCGATATGGTTAAAGGTGTAAGGGATGCTTTAGAGCGAAGAGAGTTGATAAAAGTCAGCATACTCCAAAATTGTGATGAAGATAAAAATGAATTAGCTACTCTGTTAGCGGAAAGAACGACTTCGGAATTGGTACAGTTAATCGGAAATACAATAGTTTTGTATAAACAAAGTTCAAAAGAAAAGTACAGAAAAATTGAGTTGGTGAAGTAG
- the yqeH gene encoding ribosome biogenesis GTPase YqeH, whose translation MDNKLYCIGCGAEVQSENPKKQGYLPNSVIEKNKDKDLVCKRCFRLKNYNEVSDVELGAEDFYALIKTLSKKKNALIVKVVDIFDFSGSWIEDVVDIVGNNKDIVLVANKIDLLPKSVKENKIKQWLFKMMKSKGIKVKDILLISAIKNYGVEELAYRLDELREDKDIYIIGATNVGKSTLINKLIELTSGDKNVITTSHFPGTTLGMIEIPLDKVTSIYDTPGIILDYDIAHYLDSKSLKLVMPKKEIKARVFQLNSKQTLFFGGMARMDFVSGERQSFTIYASNLVEVHRTKLSNAETIFEKHLGTMLKPPFKENVSIFRQQVKRSFKIDNKKMDIVISGLGWITVNSDKGCLIDIYTPNEIEVFVRESII comes from the coding sequence TTGGATAATAAATTATATTGTATAGGATGTGGAGCGGAAGTTCAATCAGAGAATCCTAAAAAGCAAGGGTATTTACCTAATAGCGTAATTGAGAAAAATAAAGATAAAGACTTAGTTTGTAAAAGATGCTTTCGTTTGAAAAATTATAATGAAGTATCTGATGTTGAATTGGGTGCGGAAGATTTTTACGCCTTAATAAAGACGTTATCCAAGAAAAAAAATGCTCTTATAGTTAAAGTGGTGGATATTTTTGATTTTTCCGGAAGCTGGATTGAGGATGTAGTAGATATAGTTGGTAATAATAAAGATATAGTTCTTGTTGCTAATAAAATAGATTTGTTGCCAAAATCAGTTAAAGAAAACAAGATAAAACAATGGCTCTTTAAAATGATGAAATCAAAAGGAATAAAAGTGAAAGATATTCTTTTGATTAGTGCTATTAAAAATTATGGAGTTGAAGAATTAGCATATAGACTGGATGAGTTAAGGGAAGATAAAGACATCTATATAATTGGAGCGACTAATGTCGGTAAGTCGACGCTTATCAATAAGTTAATAGAATTGACCAGTGGAGATAAAAATGTAATTACAACTTCACATTTTCCGGGAACAACTTTAGGTATGATAGAAATACCGCTAGATAAGGTAACCAGTATCTATGATACACCGGGGATTATTTTAGACTATGATATTGCACATTATTTGGATTCGAAAAGTTTAAAATTAGTAATGCCGAAAAAAGAAATAAAAGCACGTGTTTTTCAATTAAATTCGAAGCAAACGTTGTTTTTTGGTGGAATGGCAAGAATGGATTTTGTTTCAGGAGAACGCCAAAGTTTTACAATATATGCTTCAAATTTAGTAGAAGTTCATAGAACGAAATTGAGTAATGCCGAAACAATATTTGAAAAACATTTAGGAACAATGTTAAAACCGCCGTTTAAAGAGAATGTATCAATTTTTAGACAGCAGGTTAAGAGAAGTTTTAAAATAGATAATAAGAAGATGGATATAGTGATTTCAGGATTAGGGTGGATTACGGTAAATAGTGATAAAGGGTGTCTTATAGATATTTACACACCGAATGAAATAGAAGTATTTGTAAGAGAATCAATAATATAG
- a CDS encoding globin domain-containing protein, with amino-acid sequence MNLYNQIGERNIDLLVSYMYDDIIPNDDRINVLFSNGFDRIKVEQKKFFRLFLGEPGHSIFNTPNLKKKHINLPISINEAKYWFEDFEIALNRLEIDPAIKKFLSQKVNALTVQMINTIK; translated from the coding sequence ATGAATTTATACAATCAAATAGGAGAAAGAAATATTGACCTGTTAGTAAGTTATATGTATGATGATATTATTCCAAATGATGATAGAATTAATGTTTTATTTTCTAATGGTTTTGATAGAATAAAGGTAGAGCAAAAAAAATTTTTTAGGTTATTTCTTGGAGAACCGGGACATTCTATTTTTAATACACCAAATTTAAAGAAAAAGCATATAAATTTGCCAATCTCAATAAATGAAGCGAAGTATTGGTTTGAGGATTTTGAAATTGCATTGAATAGATTAGAGATAGATCCGGCAATAAAAAAATTTTTAAGTCAAAAAGTTAATGCACTTACAGTTCAGATGATAAATACTATAAAATAA
- the nadD gene encoding nicotinate (nicotinamide) nucleotide adenylyltransferase, protein MKIALYGGSFDPIHIGHLITASCALDFYNLEKVIFIPSHITPLKERILNASDKDRAKMVSLSIESNRKFELSDYEIRNSAISYSFNTVKYFKEFYPDDKLYFIIGTDRVKDLKKWYNIIELSKMVTFIFVARDEESLRNIIENDDFYKSISYEIMPSPIIEISSSLIRDNIKNNKNVDYMITKECKNYIEELSLYGFSRNSK, encoded by the coding sequence ATGAAAATAGCACTTTATGGGGGAAGTTTTGATCCTATCCATATAGGACATCTTATCACAGCAAGTTGTGCGTTAGATTTTTATAATTTAGAAAAAGTGATTTTTATTCCTTCGCATATAACACCGCTGAAGGAAAGAATTTTAAATGCCAGTGATAAAGATAGAGCTAAAATGGTAAGTTTAAGTATAGAGAGTAATAGAAAATTTGAATTAAGTGATTATGAAATAAGAAATTCTGCAATAAGTTATAGCTTTAATACGGTGAAATATTTTAAAGAATTTTATCCGGACGATAAGCTGTATTTTATAATTGGAACGGATAGGGTAAAAGATTTAAAAAAATGGTATAATATAATAGAGCTTTCAAAAATGGTGACTTTTATTTTTGTTGCAAGAGATGAAGAGAGTTTAAGAAACATTATTGAAAATGATGATTTTTATAAATCTATAAGCTATGAAATAATGCCGTCGCCAATTATTGAAATAAGTTCCAGTTTAATAAGAGATAATATAAAGAATAACAAAAATGTAGATTACATGATTACAAAAGAATGTAAAAATTACATAGAGGAGTTGAGTCTATATGGATTTTCAAGAAATTCAAAATAA
- a CDS encoding heavy metal translocating P-type ATPase translates to MKIEAFDIEGMTCAACAMRIEKAISKLDSVDVANVNLAGEKLTVRYKDNKTTDEIINKVEKVGYKAKLQEESSFTEKENKKQLELSKIKSRLIVSIIFALPLLYISMAEMINLPNIIDMNTNSKTFVIIQFILVIPILYMGRNFFIKGYRTLFTGYPNMDSLVALGTSAAFIYSLYNSIRVLDGNIHAVHHLYYESAGVILTLITLGKYFESLSKGKTMEAVNKLIQLTPEKATLIKNNQEIIIKATELLVGDIVGVKAGEKISADGVVVSGNAVIDEAMLTGESMPVEKKKDDKVVAGTINTNGYITFRVTDVGKDTTLSKIINLVENTQNNKGELSRLTDKVAGIFVPTIIVLALISGLYWYFIADKNIEFSLTIAISVLVIACPCALGLATPTAIMVGAGRGAENGILIKNGKVLEIISKATAVVLDKTGTITKGAPEVTDVNVKNYDRENFLILLKALEKKSEHPLAKAVIDYTDNISDIQVENFETIVGKGVRANYNNKKLLLGNKKLMNENNIDISKFENEINDYNNESKTVVYLAENNMLLGIVAIRDEIKESSRLAIKKMIDSNLEVIMLTGDNRQTAEKIAGEVGIKEVISDVLPDEKSAAIKKLQNKDKIVIMVGDGINDAPALVQADIGVAIGTGTDITLDSSDIILLKNDLADVVKAINLSKKTEKNIKENLFWAFIYNIIGIPMAMGVFYAFGGMLLNPMMASLAMSLSSVSVVLNALRLKRIKL, encoded by the coding sequence ATGAAAATAGAAGCATTCGATATAGAGGGGATGACTTGTGCGGCATGTGCAATGAGAATAGAAAAGGCTATTTCAAAACTAGATTCGGTAGATGTGGCTAATGTAAATCTTGCTGGTGAGAAATTAACAGTAAGATATAAAGATAATAAAACTACTGATGAAATAATAAATAAAGTTGAAAAGGTAGGATATAAAGCAAAATTGCAAGAGGAAAGTTCCTTTACAGAAAAAGAGAATAAAAAACAATTAGAATTAAGTAAAATAAAAAGTAGATTAATTGTTTCTATCATTTTTGCTTTACCGTTACTGTATATTTCCATGGCAGAAATGATAAATTTACCAAATATAATAGATATGAATACAAATTCAAAAACTTTTGTAATTATCCAATTTATTTTGGTTATTCCTATTTTATATATGGGAAGAAATTTCTTTATAAAAGGTTATCGAACATTATTTACAGGGTATCCTAATATGGATTCTTTAGTTGCTTTGGGAACAAGTGCAGCATTTATTTATAGCCTATATAACAGCATTAGGGTTTTAGATGGAAATATTCATGCTGTTCATCATCTTTATTATGAATCGGCAGGAGTTATATTAACATTAATAACACTTGGTAAATATTTTGAAAGTTTATCAAAAGGAAAAACAATGGAAGCTGTAAATAAATTAATTCAACTAACTCCTGAAAAGGCAACATTGATTAAAAATAATCAAGAGATAATTATTAAAGCTACAGAGTTATTAGTTGGAGATATAGTAGGGGTTAAAGCAGGAGAGAAAATTTCAGCTGATGGTGTTGTAGTTTCCGGAAATGCTGTTATTGATGAGGCTATGTTGACCGGTGAAAGTATGCCGGTAGAAAAAAAGAAGGATGATAAGGTTGTAGCAGGTACTATTAATACAAACGGTTATATTACTTTTAGAGTAACTGATGTAGGAAAAGATACTACTTTGTCAAAAATTATAAACTTAGTAGAAAATACCCAAAATAATAAAGGAGAACTATCTCGTTTGACAGATAAAGTAGCCGGAATTTTTGTTCCAACGATAATAGTGTTGGCATTAATCTCCGGTTTATATTGGTATTTTATTGCCGATAAGAACATAGAATTTTCACTAACTATTGCTATTTCTGTATTGGTAATCGCCTGCCCATGTGCGTTGGGATTAGCCACCCCTACGGCAATAATGGTCGGTGCAGGTAGAGGGGCGGAAAATGGAATTCTTATAAAAAACGGTAAAGTTTTAGAAATTATTTCAAAAGCCACAGCGGTTGTTTTGGATAAAACCGGTACAATAACAAAAGGTGCTCCTGAAGTAACTGATGTAAACGTAAAAAATTATGATAGAGAAAACTTTTTAATATTATTAAAAGCATTAGAAAAAAAATCAGAACACCCGTTAGCAAAAGCGGTTATTGACTATACTGATAATATTTCAGATATTCAAGTGGAAAATTTTGAGACGATAGTAGGAAAGGGAGTTAGAGCAAATTATAATAATAAAAAGCTACTTTTAGGTAATAAAAAACTCATGAATGAAAATAATATTGATATTTCTAAATTTGAAAACGAAATAAATGATTATAACAATGAATCTAAAACAGTAGTTTATTTAGCAGAGAATAATATGTTATTAGGTATTGTTGCTATTCGTGATGAAATTAAAGAAAGTAGCAGACTTGCAATTAAAAAAATGATAGATTCCAACTTGGAGGTTATTATGTTAACCGGTGATAACAGACAAACAGCAGAGAAAATTGCCGGTGAAGTTGGAATAAAAGAAGTAATAAGTGATGTTCTTCCTGATGAGAAATCTGCCGCTATAAAAAAATTACAAAATAAAGATAAAATAGTAATAATGGTTGGGGATGGTATTAACGATGCTCCGGCGTTAGTTCAAGCGGATATAGGTGTTGCAATAGGAACCGGAACAGATATAACATTAGATTCATCTGATATAATTTTATTAAAAAATGATTTGGCAGATGTAGTTAAAGCAATAAATTTAAGTAAAAAAACCGAAAAAAATATAAAAGAAAATTTATTTTGGGCATTTATTTATAACATTATTGGAATACCGATGGCAATGGGCGTATTTTACGCATTTGGCGGTATGCTTCTTAATCCGATGATGGCAAGCTTGGCAATGAGCTTAAGCTCTGTATCTGTTGTATTAAATGCCCTAAGACTAAAAAGAATAAAATTATAA
- a CDS encoding class I SAM-dependent DNA methyltransferase, translating to MYKNLSVVYDKLMDVDYDTYKEIIREELGDKEDLLILDLGCGSGVLLTELKKYGGVFAIDNSEEMLALASQKESGVNYFVMNLLDIEKLNQSFNFIVSAFDVFNYLEDFQQFKTGLKGVYNSLEKGGKFIFDIHTPNKINTMIKNKVFAYDDDEISYIWFTYKTENNLEVENELTFFIKEKNNLYKKLEEYQRQRTYDICEVKKEIKNIGFKIKDYFCDFDRENKNYKNSERIIFVLEK from the coding sequence ATGTATAAAAATTTAAGTGTTGTTTATGACAAATTAATGGACGTTGATTACGATACTTATAAAGAGATAATACGAGAAGAATTAGGAGATAAAGAAGATCTTCTAATTCTTGATTTAGGTTGTGGGAGTGGTGTATTACTTACAGAACTGAAAAAATATGGCGGTGTTTTTGCAATAGATAATAGTGAGGAAATGCTTGCTTTAGCAAGTCAAAAAGAATCCGGTGTTAATTATTTTGTGATGAACTTGCTAGATATAGAGAAATTAAATCAAAGTTTTAATTTTATTGTAAGCGCATTTGATGTGTTTAATTATCTGGAAGATTTTCAACAATTTAAAACAGGATTAAAAGGTGTATATAATTCACTGGAAAAAGGTGGGAAATTTATTTTTGATATTCATACACCGAATAAAATTAATACTATGATAAAAAATAAAGTGTTTGCATACGATGATGATGAAATTAGCTATATATGGTTTACCTATAAAACGGAAAATAATTTAGAAGTGGAGAATGAGCTTACATTTTTCATTAAAGAAAAAAATAACCTATATAAGAAATTAGAAGAATATCAAAGGCAAAGAACGTATGATATATGTGAAGTGAAAAAAGAAATAAAAAATATAGGATTTAAAATTAAAGATTATTTTTGTGATTTTGACAGGGAAAATAAAAATTATAAAAATTCGGAAAGAATAATATTTGTTTTAGAGAAGTAA
- a CDS encoding YqeG family HAD IIIA-type phosphatase: protein MILRRYFLPDDFIEKYEFIDVEYMNMHNKKVIISDLDNTLISWDSKKDTKELNRWLKRMRRAGFDIIVVSNNTEERVEEFCKQLNLQYVAGAKKPFTTGFKKALHKLNRKPEEAIILGDQVLTDILGAKSFGVMSVLVKPISKTDAFKTRINRFFEGIIITILKRKKVFPQMKVLKYKLTKKKVKGNNGGYIG from the coding sequence GTGATTTTAAGAAGATATTTTTTACCGGATGATTTTATAGAAAAATATGAGTTTATTGATGTTGAATATATGAATATGCACAATAAAAAAGTAATTATTTCCGATTTAGATAATACGCTTATTTCGTGGGATAGTAAAAAAGATACAAAAGAGTTGAATCGTTGGTTAAAACGAATGCGTAGAGCCGGATTTGATATTATTGTAGTATCTAATAACACAGAAGAACGTGTTGAAGAATTTTGTAAACAACTTAATTTACAGTACGTTGCAGGAGCTAAAAAGCCATTTACAACCGGTTTTAAAAAAGCTCTTCATAAGTTGAATAGAAAGCCGGAAGAAGCTATTATTTTAGGTGATCAAGTGTTAACGGATATATTGGGTGCTAAGAGTTTTGGCGTAATGAGTGTACTTGTTAAGCCAATTTCAAAAACAGATGCGTTTAAAACAAGAATTAACCGTTTTTTTGAAGGGATAATAATAACAATTCTAAAAAGAAAAAAAGTATTTCCACAGATGAAAGTATTAAAATATAAACTCACCAAAAAAAAGGTAAAGGGCAATAATGGAGGATATATTGGATAA